The window tgattgataaatcaaaaatccAATAGTAATATAAggacaaaaatttttttttatttaattccaaattttaaatattgtggctatattaaaatgaagatggtatttctaaaacaaaaacaacaaaataaatataaaattggaATGATCCTCAATGACTTGGAGAAACGCAGCAAAGATgatatttctatattaaaaaaaattattatttaaattggTATGATCCTCAAAAAACTTACAAAgaggtaaaaaattaatcccataaattatgtaaaagtgaaatttattttatcttcttatcatttattacttcacatattttttcatacgACTCCGCATGATCATCTTCTAATGTCAATTTATTCCCAAATGTCTCTATCATCCACGATATAGTCCCATTAGTCCATCCAAATCCTTCTTGTGGTTCATACTCTCCTCCTTTTCCTGATTCACCAACCAATaaacaattatatttttcatggAAACTTCTATTGACTCCCATTCCTTCATATACACTTCTGAAAAATGATTTAGCTACATGTAAAGCCAAAGGATAGTCTACGTCTATCATGTATTCAGTAAACATTTGTACAAGAGGTGCCCAAACATTGGGGAAATCCCATTGTTGACCACTTGCTTCCGAAGATAAATCGACATTCGAGGCGGGTATCCCTCCTGGATAACCAAATAActcttttttgtatagGTCTAGTATATTGTAAATGTTACCATTTTTTATAGGAATGTTTGCGAAAAGAGGCGTTATAttagaaaagaaatatgaGGTATTGTGCTTTTTTGATTCTGTGTTGTAATCTAACCATACGTTTAAGTCTTCATTCCAGAggaatttgtttatatcaGAGATGCgttgatttttatatttagtgAATAAATCAATCTTATCTTgtaaagtttttatattgtctttataaatattatcttCTTTACTTTTAACACTATCGtctttgtatttattttgtttattatctTTGCTAAAATCATCTAACACAATTTCTGCATCTTCTGAATCactaaaattatctttCCCACTAATATCATCATTTAGTTTATTAAAACCATCTTTTCCACTAATATCATCATTTAGTTTATTCTTTCTAACAgtgtttcttttctttttgttactttttattaattttaatttctcaatattaaatgatattattatttgttcAGCTGTCAATAAATAGACATTCAAATCCACTGGTATTATATCTCCAGTACACATCTCAGATATACTTTTCCCATCTTTAAACCATCTATAACTAAAATCCCAACCTGACTCTGTAGCCCCccatatttctttatactTATCTTTAAATGGCAAATCTTCTTTAAAAGCTTCCGGTCTTGGTCCActaaattttgtaattttgtATCTGTTAAGTCTTGTTCCTTCATCAAAATGTCTATTTGTCATCCACCACTCGTATTCCTTTTCTAAGCTTTGTAGACCTTCATTGAGTATCCAGTCTCTTTCAATATTAGCGtcgtataattttttcaacaTTTCGGCGAAGAATGGTGGTTGACTTCTACCTAAATAGTATTTACGTGTGCCGTTAGGTATATAACCATATTTGTTTATGAGGTATGACATTGACCTTACTAGGTCAAAGGCGTACATTTTCATGTTTGAGCTTAGTAGACCTAAAAGAATCCAGTAACTGTCCCAATAATAAGCTTCTTTGAATCTACCACCCGGTacgaaatataaatatggaagtggtattttatttgatccTATAAAACTATTTGTAGTTAGAGAATCTTCGCTGGTTTTGTCTTTGTTGTTTTCTTCATTGTTTAAGCTCATATCGTTCATATTAGAGTTTTTATTAGTAACCTGCTCACTGTTTTTTAAGTTCATAACATTTAGATTGGAGTTTTTATTACTATCCGCCTCTGTGTTTAACAAGTTAATATCATTTAGATTGAtgcttttattattattattattttcaatgttttttaagtCCATATCATCCATAATGTTGTTTTTATCGCTTCCGTCCtcgttaaaattttttaaattagtaccagtcttaaaatttttatcatctttTGTATATATGCTTTTATCTTTCCTGGCATACGTATACCACTTATTATGTATCAATAAATACACTTCTTTCAAGTGTGGTTCCAACTTATCAACAAATTCCATATGTTCTACATGCTTAATCTCCGGTATATTTCTTCCTTCATTatcttctataaaaaaatcagacACAAATTCTCgtaatttttcttctataGTGAACAAGTTGTCACTATCACCCGTTAAttgtaataattttgaGTATGTGTAGTCTAGGTCGTATACCCACGACATGTCGGCGAATTTTTTGGAGTCTATGTTTATAAAGACATGATATTGAAGGATTTTGGCTATTTGTTGGTATTTGGttgtattataaaatgttGATGGCGATATAgacatgaaaaaaatagtgaaatacatattatattatgttATTTATTGATTAAATAGATGTTTTGAAATTGTGTCatatgttaaaaatttgtcaatttaaaatatatgagTTAATTAATAGTAGACAAATGAGatgttattatattaattggTAATAAATGCAAAttactattttaaaatttgacaGTAGAGGTTTTAATTTAGATATCTCTTGTTTTGAGGTTTCTGTTTTATTGTTTGACatgtaaacaaaaaacaatattttaataaaacgaGATTTTTCATAAGAATAATTAGCGTATGCATGctctttataaaattgatttacATATTGCCTTTGATGGTATGTACTTatccttaaattttttgaattgtTGGCCGCGATTTGAGGTATAATGGAAAATGTCACCCGAAGCGAAAGTCAATAAATAATGGAGTTTGTTGAACTCGGGAGGTAATTGGGAGGGAAAAATAGAGAGTAAGAATCTTACAGTGCCAGTTGTATAAGAACCACCTCAAGTTCACTGGCCCCTATGTAAGGGTATCTATGCCTCTTACTTTTaaagagaaaaaaaatataatattcatACAATAATATTCCTACAgactaaatatttttattagttcCATAATAGAACATTCCctataatgtttttatatataaaaaactagtCGGCTGCTATACTAGCTCTTTAGTGTAGTCGGTGCTCGCTGCTGAGTTTCCTCTCTCACGCGTTCCCCGTCGATTTAATCCATCATTAGATTACCCTACAGTAATCCAAGGATGGCACACTACGTCCAGTAAGGCCAAACTTCactgtttattttatgtcGAGTTTCCTCAGACACTTAATGGGGTCccgaaaatatttatactgGAATTTCCAAGAATGATATGTGATTGTTGggagtaaaaaatatattttacagTATATTGTACATgacatttatatataaagatgactctataaaatattttacatataaagatttatttattattttgtttcaTGAGTAATGAAACTATCTTCTTAAATAtgtcatatttttttgattatgCAAAGTgttcttttttcttgtatCTCACTCTTCTGTTCTTGTTGTTGTTTTATCATCcttgtttattatattcCTTGGTCGTACTACACTGTCCTGTTTTTCGTCTTACTTGCTCTTCTTGTTTCCTTTTCTTTGTCTTTTTCTATCCCCTCAAATGGCAACACAAATCAACATCAAGAAAGCGGGGAAAGTGAAGAACCAGACGCCTAAAGTGGCTAAGCAAGAGAAGCAGAGGGCCAAGACAGGGAGATGTGCTAATAGAAGGAAGTATGAAGCCCGACTTGAGATGGGATATTTTGAGTGTAATGGTAAGATGAAGCTTAACTTGAAAgcttaaataaaataattaataataaaatctgGTTTATATTCTATATTTGAAATATGTCTTATACACTAAATacattatatattctttttcaAATACCCTTTTTAATATTCGCTATGGCTAAAAAGATGATGTTGGAAGAAAAGCGCACTAAAATGCTCGAAATATTCGACAAATACAAAACATTCTACAAAATCCAAGAACTAGAAAAAATAGGCAGTAAAGAAAAGGGCATAGTAGAAAACACCATAAAAGACGTCGTCCAGGGCTTATTCTACGATGACTTAATATGTTCCGAGAAAGTGGGCACTTCTGTCTACTACTGGAAGAAATCAAGCCTCTTAGGCgacttaaaaaatatcaagaaATTTGACCAAGAAAAtcaagaatataaaaacaagatCCAGAAGATTAGACTAAATAttgaagaagaaaagaGTCTTAAAAAGATCACTGAAGAAAGAGTACAGAAGATTAATGAGATGAAGAGTCTGGAGAATATGATAGATTTTATAGAAGAAGATTTAGAGGAATACAGtgaattaaagaaaagtgACTTTTTGGAGATCCAAGAAAGGGACTCGCATCTTGGGAGTGAGATCAACCAGATTACGGATgggatatttatattacaGGATTATATAAGTAAGAAGTTTAATATCGACAAGGAGACAATTAACAAGACATTTCAAATATCTGACGAATTAGATTATGTgtgataaaaaatgattatatattttatatgttgttttattgtattaaaaaacatttatattatttttacttgatatattattattcgtatttattatattactttcatttattatatttcttttatttgatatattattaCTTTCATTTGTGCTTTCTGttgtttcattattttctattatataatttcttattGTTTCACCCCCAtatgaaaaagaaaatcaagAAAGACAAATGTGTAAAGAAGAAATCAAATACTAATGTAAATGACTATAAAATGATCAGACCCGTCTACCCTAAGAATATCTCAGAATATGAACCAATAATAAGTagcataaaattttataaaattccGAATTCCAGACCAGTCAGAGTTTACTGTGACGGAGTGTACGACGTGTTTCACTACGGCCACGCTAGATCTCTAAAACAGGCCAAATTTCTCTTCCCAAATGTCCACCTAATTGTAGGCGTCACTTCTGACAAATCCACCAATTTGTACAAAGGCCCGACTGTCTACTCAGAACGAGAAAGATCAGAAAGTCTAAGCCACTGTAAATACGTAGACGAAATCATAGAAGACTGCCCTTGGATCATCACTGACGAATTTATTACTAAACACAATATAGACTTTATAGCCCATGACGAGGCGCCTTATAAACACGGAGACAATGAAGATATCTACAAGATATTCAAAGACAGAGGAATATTTATACCACTAATGAGGAGTAAAGGGATAAGTACTAGTAAAATAATAACTAATATAGTAAAagattatgataaatatataataaggAATATAGAAAGAGGTATAACAGCGAAAGAACTAAACATAAGCTTCTTGGAACTTAATAGACTGAAGATAACaaagataataaaatataaaataaagaggATTAAAGATGATATAAAAAGCGAATTAAGGTATGCAAATATGTACTGGGATACGGTGATATGTAATATAGTAAACAAAATTAGGAATGAGAAAGAACGAATTATAGAGGCACTTagtaaaatgtaaaataaaagaatatacatttttattataataaagatatgtaaaaaaaataaatgaatttaattagGGTATGCTTATTGTagttaatatttatagtttaacAAGGATAGGTTCCGCGTTGCCGTCTCCTGCTTGTAGGTGGCTTCTCGTCTCCATAGTTCTTTCCACATCGGCGTCGTCTCCTCTCCTTCGGTAGTCCAGAGAAATGCTTTCTAGCGTCTTCTTTGGCGTAATCATCTGGATGTACGCTTCTAATTTCTTAGGGATTTCAAGTCTTGTGGTATAAGATTTGTGAAACTTAGTCACTATACCGTCTTAAGTGATTACGTAGGGAATtatttctgttttaaaaccaTATATTAGGCCCAGTTCGTTCGCAAGGACATCATACTTTCTTAACTTATCGTTTTCTACTTGCTGTAGattatgttaaaaaaaattaataaataaatatattgaaattaaatataagtaaaataaaatcagatcattcttaaaaatacaattttgGAACTTagttattaaaatatgacGAGAAAACAAATGGATACATAAAGTTAAACACGAATTTAGTGTAGAAAAATGCATTTTATTGTAGagtagtttttttttggaagAAGACAAATGGTAAAAAAGCAAGAACTAAACATATGTGATATTCACGAATATTGAACATTAgtgtaataaaaaaaaaaattttatattattctGTATAGTGTcgagaaataaaaaaaatattgccAATCGGCcttaaaaaacttataggcctcatttttattatgactcatcaataaaaatgaagaatttttatacaaaaaaaattatattctcgtagatcaataaaattacaaaaatttaacctCTATTTGAGTTTTTAAtggagaaaaaatttatttatcagaaatatattacatatagatatttttatttataaataaagaaagtTATTTCTGAATCCACAtatcttaattttattaaaaattcgttcttgtttatttatataatagccaattatattaaaaaaaataatttcaaattaatattttgtctGTTTGGgtcattaaataaatgtaagAGTATTATGGCACAAAATAAGTTTATATAAGTTTAATTATCATTTGAAacttatattaaattcgtcaattttgaatatcaaaataattCGAAAATACAGAATTAAAccttttcttctttatgtAGACAATGAATGCTTACTATTTCGATGAAAATTGGAATCTTATATTAAtcctttaaaatattattcatataatgtttgaaattttagcctctttaataatattgttatttttgtaatacaaaattaatGTATTTTGAGTAAAATGAGTTATAGAGAATACTTTTTTCGCAAAACAATGACTtgtgatttttaaatattttagacaAGTTTGGGGATACATGTAATTCAATTTCATCTTTTTATACTATAAAAtcatacaataaaattatctttacGAGGGTTGACTTGTATACATTCGTATTTATTACATATATTAAggattatgttttttattgagTAATACACAAAATGCATATATTCATTTTGAGAACtgaaaaaaagataaatactTATAGCATATTGCATTAACAGgatgaaaaataaacccatttttatagatattacaaaaaatgcTTGTTAAAATCGATATA of the Vairimorpha necatrix chromosome 9, complete sequence genome contains:
- a CDS encoding trehalase, whose translation is MYFTIFFMSISPSTFYNTTKYQQIAKILQYHVFINIDSKKFADMSWVYDLDYTYSKLLQLTGDSDNLFTIEEKLREFVSDFFIEDNEGRNIPEIKHVEHMEFVDKLEPHLKEVYLLIHNKWYTYARKDKSIYTKDDKNFKTGTNLKNFNEDGSDKNNIMDDMDLKNIENNNNNKSINLNDINLLNTEADSNKNSNLNVMNLKNSEQVTNKNSNMNDMSLNNEENNKDKTSEDSLTTNSFIGSNKIPLPYLYFVPGGRFKEAYYWDSYWILLGLLSSNMKMYAFDLVRSMSYLINKYGYIPNGTRKYYLGRSQPPFFAEMLKKLYDANIERDWILNEGLQSLEKEYEWWMTNRHFDEGTRLNRYKITKFSGPRPEAFKEDLPFKDKYKEIWGATESGWDFSYRWFKDGKSISEMCTGDIIPVDLNVYLLTAEQIIISFNIEKLKLIKSNKKKRNTVRKNKLNDDISGKDGFNKLNDDISGKDNFSDSEDAEIVLDDFSKDNKQNKYKDDSVKSKEDNIYKDNIKTLQDKIDLFTKYKNQRISDINKFLWNEDLNVWLDYNTESKKHNTSYFFSNITPLFANIPIKNGNIYNILDLYKKELFGYPGGIPASNVDLSSEASGQQWDFPNVWAPLVQMFTEYMIDVDYPLALHVAKSFFRSVYEGMGVNRSFHEKYNCLLVGESGKGGEYEPQEGFGWTNGTISWMIETFGNKLTLEDDHAESYEKICEVINDKKIK
- a CDS encoding ribosomal protein eS30, with translation MATQINIKKAGKVKNQTPKVAKQEKQRAKTGRCANRRKYEARLEMGYFECNGKMKLNLKA
- a CDS encoding meiotic nuclear division protein 1, whose amino-acid sequence is MAKKMMLEEKRTKMLEIFDKYKTFYKIQELEKIGSKEKGIVENTIKDVVQGLFYDDLICSEKVGTSVYYWKKSSLLGDLKNIKKFDQENQEYKNKIQKIRLNIEEEKSLKKITEERVQKINEMKSLENMIDFIEEDLEEYSELKKSDFLEIQERDSHLGSEINQITDGIFILQDYISKKFNIDKETINKTFQISDELDYV
- a CDS encoding choline-phosphate cytidylyltransferase A, with product MKKKIKKDKCVKKKSNTNVNDYKMIRPVYPKNISEYEPIISSIKFYKIPNSRPVRVYCDGVYDVFHYGHARSLKQAKFLFPNVHLIVGVTSDKSTNLYKGPTVYSERERSESLSHCKYVDEIIEDCPWIITDEFITKHNIDFIAHDEAPYKHGDNEDIYKIFKDRGIFIPLMRSKGISTSKIITNIVKDYDKYIIRNIERGITAKELNISFLELNRLKITKIIKYKIKRIKDDIKSELRYANMYWDTVICNIVNKIRNEKERIIEALSKM